The nucleotide sequence CCAGTCCTGTCTGTGGCAACGGTGTCGTCGAGCGCGGCGAAGCCTGTGACGACGGAAACACCACCAACGGCGATGGGTGTGAGAGCTCATGTCAGCCGACCCCGAAGCCGGATGCCGGTCCGGGCGGAGGCGACGGCGGCCCGGGTGAGCCCGACGCGGGTCCCGGTGAAACGGACGGCGGGAATGTCGAGCCCGACGCGGGTCCGGGTGAGACGGACGGCGGCAATGTCGAGCCCGACGCGGGTCCGGGTGAGACGGATGGCGGCTCGGGAACCCCTGATTCGGGTCCTGGTGAGACGGATGGCGGCTCGGGGACTCCCGATTCGGGTCCGGGCGAGACGGATGGCGGCTCGGTGGAGCCCGACGCGGGTCCTGGTGAGACGGATGGCGGCTCGGTGGAGCCCGACGCGGGTCCTGGTGAGACGGACGGCGGCTCGGGGACTCCCGACGGCGGCCCGGGTGAGCCCGACGCGGGTCCTGGTGGCGGCACCGTCGTGATGTGCCCCGCGGCGAACCTGCCTCCTCCGACGACGGGGAGCTGCACGGTGACGTCGGGGAACGCGGCGAAGCTGTTCACCGGCATCGTGCTGGCGCCGGACAAGGTCTATCACGGCGGTCAGGTGCTCGTGGACTCCGCGGGGGTCATCCAGTGCGTGAGCTGTGATTGCTCGCAGGCCGCGGGCGCGGCCTCGGCCACGCAGGTGACCTGCCCGCAGGCGGTGGTGTCGCCGGGTCTCATCAACGCGCACGACCACATCACCTTCCAGAAGGCGCCCTTCGCCCGGACGGACGAGAAGTACGAGCACCGTCACGACTGGCGCCAGGGCAACAACCAGCATACGCGCCTGGCCGCGGGCAACACGGTGGGCGCGGACGGCCTTCGCTGGGCGGAGCTGCGCCAGGTCATCGCGGGCACCACGTCCATCGCCGGCTCCGGCGGCGCCAAGGGCCTGCTGCGCAACCTGGACGCGCCGAACACGTCCGACACGGGCACCAACCAGGAAGGCCTGGGCGCGGGCTCGGGCGCGGAGTATCAGACGTTCCCCCTGGGTGACTCGGATGGTCGCGAGCGCGCGAGCGGCTGTGACTACGAGCGCGTCGACTCGCCGTCGGTCATCCCGGCCGCCTCGGCCTACCTGCCGCACATCGCCGAGGGCATCGAGACGAGCGCGCGCAACGAGTTCCTCTGCCTCTCCGGTCAGCAGTCCGGTGGCCAGAACATCCTCAGCTCCCGCACCGCCCTGGTCCACGGCATCGGCCTGAGCGCCAGCGACATCCGGATGATGGCCACCTCGAGCACCAGCCTGGTCTGGTCGCCGCGCTCCAACATCGGCCTGTACGGCGACACCGCGGCCATCCCGCTCTACAAGTACCTGGGCGTCAACATGACGCTGGGCACCGACTGGCTGCAGTCCGGCTCCATGAACATCCTGCGCGAGCTGCGCTGCGCGGACGACCTGGACAGCGATTACTTCAATGACTCGCTCAGCGACACGGAGACGTGGGCGCTGGTGACGGGCAACGCGGCGCACGCCTTCCAGGCGACGAACACCGGCGCGCTGGTGCCGGGCAAGGTGGCGGACGTGGCCATCTTCCGGCTCAACGGCCACGTGGCCTCTCCGCACCGCGCCGTCATCCGCGCGGAGCCCGCGGACGTGGTGCTGACGATGCGCGGCGGCAAGGCGCTCTACGGCGAGTCCGCCGTCGTCTCCGCCCTGAGCGGCGGCGGCTGCGACACGCTGGATGTCTGCGGCGTCGAGCGCTCGGTGTGCCTCCAGTCCGAAATCAGCATGACGCTGTCCACGCTCCAGTCGCGCAACTCCGGCGCCTACCCGCTGTTCGCGTGCGGCGTGCCGGCGGACGAGCCGACGTGCGAGCCGTCCCGCACCTCCACCAACGCGCGCTGGCCGGCCTCCGTGTCGGGCTCCACCGTGTACTCCGGTGGCGTGTCGGGCGCGGACGTGGATGGCGATGGCATCGCCGACGACGTGGACAACTGCCCGGGGGTGTTCAACCCGGTGCGCCCGATGGACCAGGGCGTGCAGCCCGACGTCGACGGCGACGGCGTGGGTGACGCGTGCGACGTGTGCCCGTTCGCGCCCGGCACCACCGAGTGCACCCGCCCCAACCCGAACGACACCGACGGCGACGGCGTCCCCAACGCCTCGGACAACTGCCCCAACACGCACAACCCGGACCAGGCG is from Myxococcus fulvus and encodes:
- a CDS encoding lamin tail domain-containing protein, coding for MSFRQLLAPLTALLLVVTACGDDDPPSPVCGNGVVERGEACDDGNTTNGDGCESSCQPTPKPDAGPGGGDGGPGEPDAGPGETDGGNVEPDAGPGETDGGNVEPDAGPGETDGGSGTPDSGPGETDGGSGTPDSGPGETDGGSVEPDAGPGETDGGSVEPDAGPGETDGGSGTPDGGPGEPDAGPGGGTVVMCPAANLPPPTTGSCTVTSGNAAKLFTGIVLAPDKVYHGGQVLVDSAGVIQCVSCDCSQAAGAASATQVTCPQAVVSPGLINAHDHITFQKAPFARTDEKYEHRHDWRQGNNQHTRLAAGNTVGADGLRWAELRQVIAGTTSIAGSGGAKGLLRNLDAPNTSDTGTNQEGLGAGSGAEYQTFPLGDSDGRERASGCDYERVDSPSVIPAASAYLPHIAEGIETSARNEFLCLSGQQSGGQNILSSRTALVHGIGLSASDIRMMATSSTSLVWSPRSNIGLYGDTAAIPLYKYLGVNMTLGTDWLQSGSMNILRELRCADDLDSDYFNDSLSDTETWALVTGNAAHAFQATNTGALVPGKVADVAIFRLNGHVASPHRAVIRAEPADVVLTMRGGKALYGESAVVSALSGGGCDTLDVCGVERSVCLQSEISMTLSTLQSRNSGAYPLFACGVPADEPTCEPSRTSTNARWPASVSGSTVYSGGVSGADVDGDGIADDVDNCPGVFNPVRPMDQGVQPDVDGDGVGDACDVCPFAPGTTECTRPNPNDTDGDGVPNASDNCPNTHNPDQADSDGDGKGDACDLCPTPNPGDAACALSIYTVKQPGPGGTSPWVGQRVFIANATVTGVGATGFFVQVNPLDQGYQGPDYSGAFVFTRTAPPSTVAAGSRVNVDATVANYFGQLQLASPSVEVLTQGSTLPPPLVVTPAEVGTGGSRATQLEGVLVRVSQVQVTNIAPAPGGGDTAPTGEFEVDGALRINDYLFSFPLPALGDRYFSITGVLELRNDHSKIEPRSAADLVPASTGEVSLASLAPTGVFVRSGVNGPTFPEPLTVSLTGPVTVDTVVTVASSSPAVSVVGGQVVIPAGERSAVVLLNTDSALDPDAKKATLTATLGTVSREATVTVLAVDQPAALEQLSPELVVVTGGGTATLTVTLDVPPSVDTVVSLSVQPASLGGVPAQVVVRADTLSAKFDFTAANVSGEGQVVASLGGDSVSAQLRVTEQPAGANHVVISEAAPAGPGGANDEFVELFNPTTSPVDLSGWKLQYKSATGTTYLSFTLPAGSVIQPRGFFLVTHPDYSGAPAGDASWGPAFSMSASRTGGGNLRLGGPGLTTNMNDPAKVDAFAYGTGNAPEGTAFPTVPAEAGSFERKATISSTAATMEGGSDAAAGNGFDSDDNASDFILRTQRQPQNSASPTE